One window of Quercus robur chromosome 12, dhQueRobu3.1, whole genome shotgun sequence genomic DNA carries:
- the LOC126708153 gene encoding ABC transporter C family member 4-like, protein HLLFEGTVRANVDPTEQYSDEEIWKSLERCQLKDVVAAKPDKLDSLVVDSGDNWSVGQRQLLCLGRVMLKRSKILFMDEATASVDSQTDAVIQKIIREDFATCTIISIAHRIPTVMDCDRVLVIDAGRAKEFDKPSRLLEWPSLFGALVQEYANRSSGL, encoded by the exons CATCTTCTTTTTGAAGGAACAGTGAGAGCCAATGTTGATCCAACCGAACAGTATTCAGATGAAGAGATATGGAAG agCCTTGAACGCTGCCAACTTAAGGATGTGGTGGCTGCAAAACCCGATAAACTCGATTCTTTAG TGGTTGATAGCGGAGATAACTGGAGTGTGGGGCAAAGGCAGCTTCTCTGTTTGGGCAGGGTAATGCTAAAGCGCAGCAAAATTTTGTTCATGGATGAGGCCACAGCTTCTGTTGATTCACAGACTGATGCTGTTATTCAAAAGATCATCCGGGAGGACTTTGCAACCTGTACAATTATTAGCATTGCTCACAGAATACCCACTGTCATGGATTGTGATAGAGTTTTAGTTATAGATGCAG GGCGGGCAAAAGAATTCGATAAACCATCTCGCTTGCTTGAGTGGCCATCACTCTTTGGGGCATTGGTTCAAGAGTATGCCAACCGCTCATCTGGACTATAA
- the LOC126708154 gene encoding uncharacterized protein LOC126708154 — protein sequence MILGVPLSLRKSPDRVVWAYTPSGEFSTSNAYKLLVVSTSVNNAGSSSGVAQKHFWKWVWQLRVPNMIKHFIWRACNNALPTKSNLFRRQITTSDTCELCNGAPKDVLNVVWSSTELEVQDDFRKEFFVIAAWSLWNRQNSLRFGRAIQPLSHICSSASNMLQEFLAAQEENPKEARTAILPHWRPPDADVIKINFDATIFKATNTTGIGVIAWNWRGEAVGAVAMPIPLSTSVADLEALACRRAVLFAAELGRFQTLDVMHVHRSCNMVADALAKKAKNLLGPQVWLDVLPEDIAQLIGFDVH from the exons ATGATTCTGGGAGTTCCTCTTAGCTTGAGGAAATCCCCTGACCGAGTGGTTTGGGCTTATACTCCATCCGGTGAATTTTCAACCAGCAATGCTTATAAGCTTTTGGTTGTTTCGACCTCAGTCAACAATGCAGGAAGTTCTTCAGGGGTTGCTCAAAAACACTTTTGGAAGTGGGTATGGCAGCTGCGTGTACCCAACATGATTAAACATTTCATTTGGAGGGCCTGTAATAATGCCTTGCCAACAAAAAGTAATCTCTTCCGAAGACAAATTACTACCTCTGACACTTGTGAGCTATGCAATGGTGCACCTAAGGATGTCTTGAATGTGGTCTGGAGCAGCACAGAATTGGAG GTTCAAGATGATTTTCGAAAGGAATTTTTTGTGATTGCTGCTTGGAGTTTGTGGAATAGACAGAATTCCCTCCGCTTTGGGCGTGCTATTCAACCTCTGTCCCATATATGCTCCTCGGCGAGCAACATGTTGCAGGAATTTCTGGCAGCTCAAGAAGAAAATCCAAAGGAAGCTCGAACTGCTATTCTTCCTCATTGGCGGCCTCCAGATGCAGACGTGATCAAAATAAACTTTGATGCAACAATCTTCAAGGCGACGAACACAACTGGGATTGGAGTTATTGCTTGGAACTGGCGTGGTGAGGCAGTCGGAGCTGTTGCTATGCCTATTCCTCTATCCACCTCGGTTGCTGATTTGGAAGCTCTAGCATGTCGCAGGGCAGTTCTGTTTGCTGCTGAATTGGGAC GTTTTCAAACTTTGGATGTTATGCATGTGCATCGCTCTTGTAATATGGTAGCAGATGCTTTAGCTAAAAAAGCAAAGAACCTTCTGGGGCCTCAAGTTTGGTTGGATGTTTTGCCTGAGGATATTGCCCAGTTAATTGGTTTTGATGTTCACTAA